The following proteins are co-located in the Pseudomonas synxantha genome:
- a CDS encoding DUF1653 domain-containing protein produces MKVEPGLYQHYKGPQYRVFSVARHSETEEEVVFYQALYGEYGFWVRPLSMFLETVEVDGEQVPRFALVQAEPSLFKGQ; encoded by the coding sequence ATGAAAGTCGAACCAGGGCTCTACCAGCATTATAAGGGGCCGCAGTACCGCGTTTTCAGCGTGGCACGCCACTCTGAAACCGAGGAAGAAGTGGTGTTCTACCAAGCACTGTATGGCGAATACGGCTTTTGGGTACGCCCCTTGAGCATGTTTCTGGAGACCGTCGAAGTTGACGGCGAGCAGGTCCCGCGCTTTGCTTTGGTCCAGGCCGAACCCAGTCTTTTTAAAGGGCAATAA
- the fadA gene encoding acetyl-CoA C-acyltransferase FadA: MSLNPRDVVIVDFGRTPMGRSKGGMHRNTRAEDMSAHLISKLLERNVKVDPNEVEDVIWGCVNQTLEQGWNIARMASLMTQIPHTAAGQTVSRLCGSSMSALHTAAQAIMTGNGDVFVVGGVEHMGHVSMMHGVDPNPHMSLYAAKASGMMGLTAEMLGKMHGITREAQDAFGVRSHQLAHKATVEGKFKDEIIPMNGYDENGFLKLFDYDETIRPDTTLESLAALKPAFNPKGGTVTAGTSSQITDGASCMIVMSAQRAQDLGIQPLAVIRSMAVAGVDPAIMGYGPVPATQKALKRAGLTINDIDFFELNEAFAAQALPVLKDLKVLDKMNEKVNLHGGAIALGHPFGCSGARISGTLLNVMKQNGGNLGVATMCIGLGQGISTVFERV; this comes from the coding sequence ATGAGCTTGAATCCAAGAGACGTCGTGATTGTCGACTTCGGTCGTACTCCGATGGGCCGCTCCAAGGGCGGCATGCACCGCAACACCCGTGCCGAAGACATGTCGGCACACCTGATCAGCAAGCTGCTGGAACGCAACGTCAAGGTTGATCCCAACGAAGTCGAAGACGTGATCTGGGGCTGCGTCAACCAGACCCTGGAGCAGGGCTGGAACATCGCGCGCATGGCTTCCTTGATGACCCAGATCCCGCACACCGCAGCTGGCCAGACTGTCAGCCGCCTATGTGGCTCATCGATGAGTGCACTGCACACCGCTGCCCAGGCGATCATGACCGGCAACGGCGATGTATTCGTGGTCGGTGGCGTGGAACACATGGGCCACGTCAGCATGATGCACGGTGTCGATCCTAACCCGCACATGTCGCTGTACGCGGCGAAAGCCTCGGGCATGATGGGCCTGACCGCAGAAATGCTCGGCAAGATGCACGGCATCACCCGTGAGGCCCAGGACGCGTTCGGCGTGCGTTCCCACCAGCTCGCCCACAAGGCGACCGTGGAAGGCAAGTTCAAGGATGAAATCATCCCGATGAACGGCTACGACGAGAACGGTTTCCTGAAACTGTTCGATTACGACGAAACCATTCGTCCGGACACCACCCTGGAAAGCCTGGCGGCCCTCAAGCCGGCCTTCAACCCAAAGGGCGGCACCGTGACCGCCGGTACGTCGTCGCAAATCACCGACGGTGCCTCGTGCATGATCGTGATGTCGGCGCAGCGTGCCCAGGACTTGGGCATCCAGCCGCTGGCCGTGATCCGTTCGATGGCAGTGGCGGGTGTGGACCCGGCAATCATGGGCTATGGTCCAGTACCGGCCACACAAAAAGCCTTGAAGCGCGCAGGCCTGACCATCAACGACATCGACTTCTTCGAGCTCAACGAAGCTTTCGCCGCACAGGCCCTGCCAGTGCTGAAAGATTTGAAAGTGCTCGACAAGATGAACGAGAAGGTTAACCTGCACGGCGGTGCGATTGCCCTGGGCCACCCATTCGGTTGCTCCGGTGCACGTATCTCCGGCACTTTGCTTAATGTGATGAAGCAAAATGGCGGCAATCTTGGGGTTGCAACCATGTGCATTGGTCTCGGCCAAGGCATTTCCACCGTCTTCGAACGCGTCTAA
- the fadB gene encoding fatty acid oxidation complex subunit alpha FadB, producing MIYEGKAITVKALESGIVELKFDLKGESVNKFNRLTLNELRQAVDTIKADASVKGVIVSSGKDVFIVGADITEFVDNFKLPDAELVAGNLEANKIFSDFEDLNVPTVAAINGIALGGGLEMCLAADFRVMSATAKIGLPEVKLGIYPGFGGTVRLPRLIGADNAIEWIAAGKENKAEDALKVGAVDAVVAPDKLAEAALNLIKGAISGEFDYKAKRQPKLEKLKLNAIEQMMSFETAKGFVAGQAGPNYPAPVEAIKTIQKAANFGRDKALEVEAAGFVKLAKTSAAQSLIGLFLNDQELKKKAKAYDEIAKDLKQAAVLGAGIMGGGIAYQSASKGTPILMKDINEHGIEQGLAEAAKLLVGRVDKGRMTAAKMAEVLNGIRPTLSYGDFGHVDLVVEAVVENPKVKQAVLAEVEAQVKDDTILASNTSTISISLLAKALKRPENFVGMHFFNPVHMMPLVEVIRGEKSSEEAIATTVAYAKKMGKNPIVVNDCPGFLVNRVLFPYFGGFAKLVSAGVDFVRIDKVMEKFGWPMGPAYLMDVVGIDTGHHGRDVMAEGFPDRMKDDRRSAIDALYEAKRLGQKNGKGFYAYEADKKGKQKKVADPSVHEVLAPVIYEQREVSDEDIINWMMIALCLETVRCLEDGIVETAAEADMGLVYGIGFPPFRGGALRYIDSIGVAEFVALADKYADLGPLYHPTAKLREMAKNGQSFFG from the coding sequence ATGATTTACGAAGGTAAAGCCATCACGGTTAAGGCTCTTGAAAGTGGCATCGTCGAACTGAAATTCGACCTCAAGGGTGAGTCCGTCAACAAGTTCAACCGTCTAACCCTGAACGAACTGCGTCAGGCCGTAGACACCATCAAAGCAGATGCTTCGGTCAAGGGCGTGATCGTTTCCAGCGGCAAGGACGTGTTTATCGTCGGCGCTGACATCACCGAATTCGTCGACAACTTCAAGCTGCCCGATGCCGAGCTGGTGGCTGGCAACCTCGAAGCCAACAAGATCTTCAGCGATTTCGAAGACCTCAACGTGCCGACCGTTGCCGCGATCAATGGCATCGCGCTGGGCGGGGGCCTTGAAATGTGCCTGGCGGCGGATTTCCGCGTCATGTCCGCCACCGCCAAGATCGGCCTGCCGGAAGTCAAGCTGGGCATCTACCCAGGCTTTGGCGGTACCGTGCGCCTGCCGCGCCTGATCGGTGCCGACAATGCTATCGAGTGGATCGCAGCCGGTAAGGAAAACAAGGCCGAAGACGCACTGAAAGTCGGTGCTGTCGACGCTGTAGTTGCCCCGGACAAACTGGCCGAAGCTGCGCTGAACCTGATCAAGGGCGCTATCAGCGGCGAATTTGACTACAAGGCCAAGCGTCAGCCAAAGCTGGAAAAACTCAAGCTCAACGCCATCGAACAAATGATGTCGTTCGAAACCGCCAAGGGTTTCGTGGCTGGCCAGGCCGGCCCGAACTACCCGGCGCCGGTTGAAGCGATCAAGACCATCCAGAAGGCTGCGAACTTCGGTCGCGACAAGGCCCTGGAAGTGGAAGCGGCCGGCTTCGTCAAACTGGCGAAGACCTCGGCGGCCCAGAGCCTGATCGGCCTGTTCCTGAACGATCAGGAGCTGAAGAAAAAGGCCAAGGCCTACGACGAAATCGCCAAGGACTTGAAGCAGGCCGCCGTACTCGGTGCCGGTATCATGGGTGGCGGCATCGCCTATCAGTCGGCGTCCAAAGGCACGCCGATCCTGATGAAAGACATCAATGAGCACGGTATCGAGCAGGGCCTGGCCGAAGCCGCCAAGCTGCTGGTTGGCCGTGTTGATAAAGGTCGCATGACCGCGGCGAAGATGGCCGAGGTGCTTAACGGCATTCGTCCTACGTTGTCCTACGGCGATTTTGGCCACGTCGACCTGGTGGTCGAAGCGGTCGTCGAGAACCCGAAGGTCAAGCAGGCGGTATTGGCTGAAGTTGAAGCCCAGGTCAAGGACGACACCATCCTGGCGTCCAACACCTCGACCATTTCCATCTCGCTGTTGGCCAAGGCCCTCAAGCGCCCGGAAAACTTCGTCGGCATGCACTTCTTCAACCCGGTGCACATGATGCCCCTGGTGGAAGTGATCCGTGGCGAGAAGTCCAGCGAGGAGGCAATTGCCACCACCGTTGCCTACGCCAAGAAAATGGGCAAGAACCCGATCGTGGTCAATGACTGCCCGGGCTTCCTGGTCAACCGCGTACTGTTCCCGTACTTCGGCGGTTTCGCCAAGCTGGTCAGCGCCGGTGTGGACTTCGTGCGCATCGACAAGGTCATGGAAAAATTCGGCTGGCCCATGGGCCCGGCGTACCTGATGGACGTGGTCGGCATCGACACCGGCCACCACGGTCGCGACGTGATGGCTGAAGGCTTCCCGGACCGCATGAAAGACGACCGTCGCTCGGCGATCGATGCGCTGTACGAGGCCAAGCGCCTGGGCCAGAAGAACGGCAAGGGTTTCTACGCTTACGAGGCCGACAAGAAGGGCAAGCAGAAGAAAGTGGCCGACCCGTCGGTGCATGAAGTGCTGGCGCCGGTCATCTACGAACAGCGTGAGGTGTCCGACGAGGACATCATCAACTGGATGATGATCGCCCTGTGCCTGGAAACCGTGCGTTGCCTGGAAGACGGCATTGTCGAGACCGCCGCCGAAGCCGATATGGGCCTGGTGTACGGTATCGGTTTCCCTCCATTCCGTGGTGGTGCGCTGCGTTACATCGATTCGATCGGTGTGGCTGAGTTCGTTGCCCTGGCTGACAAATACGCTGATTTGGGCCCGCTGTACCACCCGACCGCGAAGCTGCGTGAAATGGCCAAGAACGGCCAGAGCTTCTTCGGTTAA